In a genomic window of Staphylococcus taiwanensis:
- a CDS encoding glycosyltransferase family 2 protein, protein MKIAVIIPIYNGENTIRRAIKSIDTTHEVEIICVNDGSTDHTRQVLTQLQKEEKNLLIFNRDNQGAATSRNIGLAAMSDDVEAFMFLDADDQFLPGRLDKMIDYYVRNKEVDIVVGQIGRGVNGDWKIVPTHEEMNREDIVTLAQAPEILQSIGPGGKLFNSKFNALRFDEDVVFCEEHTFITRAYLTARDIQLLPLIVYGYNEREGSVTDKRADVFLDYIEDARRVRQSVMEMLLLTNEKTYYSYRMDNLIVSYLIQAYLLKYSKITSEFVDKVTHYINDMQHTNYSGDALFRIIQAVEQGATNWTHDTYEKWRQTLVNVGIGRPGYFRFKAQIMPKKFAFNSKQTVKRMLKR, encoded by the coding sequence GTGAAAATAGCTGTCATTATTCCGATATATAATGGTGAAAATACAATACGTAGAGCGATAAAGTCTATAGATACAACGCACGAAGTGGAAATTATTTGCGTGAATGATGGTTCAACTGACCATACGAGACAAGTGTTAACTCAATTACAAAAAGAAGAAAAAAATCTATTGATATTTAATCGAGACAATCAAGGTGCAGCGACAAGTAGAAATATAGGCTTAGCAGCCATGTCTGACGATGTTGAAGCATTTATGTTTTTAGATGCTGATGATCAATTTTTACCAGGTAGACTTGATAAAATGATTGATTATTATGTGCGGAATAAAGAAGTCGACATCGTAGTTGGTCAAATTGGTCGAGGAGTTAATGGGGATTGGAAAATTGTACCAACGCATGAAGAAATGAATCGCGAAGATATTGTGACATTAGCGCAAGCACCAGAGATTTTACAATCTATAGGTCCAGGTGGTAAGTTATTTAATTCTAAATTTAACGCATTACGATTCGACGAAGATGTCGTTTTTTGCGAAGAACATACGTTTATTACACGTGCCTATTTAACTGCACGCGATATACAATTACTTCCTTTAATTGTTTATGGATACAATGAACGTGAAGGGTCAGTGACAGATAAACGTGCAGATGTATTCTTAGACTATATAGAAGACGCAAGACGTGTACGTCAAAGTGTGATGGAGATGTTATTGCTTACAAACGAGAAAACGTACTATAGCTATCGTATGGATAATTTGATTGTAAGTTATTTAATACAAGCTTATTTATTAAAATATAGCAAAATAACATCAGAATTTGTTGATAAAGTAACGCATTATATTAATGATATGCAACATACCAATTATTCTGGAGATGCTTTGTTCAGAATTATACAAGCAGTAGAACAAGGCGCTACGAATTGGACACATGACACTTATGAAAAGTGGCGTCAAACGCTTGTCAATGTAGGAATAGGCAGACCAGGATATTTCCGCTTTAAAGCGCAAATAATGCCGAAAAAATTCGCTTTCAATAGTAAGCAAACTGTTAAGCGTATGCTTAAAAGATAA
- a CDS encoding D-alanyl-D-alanine carboxypeptidase produces MKRIITLTLMTLLIATIITPITQAADNEPTPTEIARESGYSDVSDAYQPEGSINVTQSGQILYDYQSHKKWYPASMTKLMTMYLTLEAVKNGKISLNDKIHITHSHYRMSTLPELSNTKLYPGETYTIKELLQITVSNSSNAAALILADKVSGNVNDFTDLMNKKAKALGMKDTYFVNPTGAENAQLKDFAPSKYKDKDNNVSSARDFAILDQHVIKETPKILYFTKQLAPTQHGVTYYTFNHSLEGAKMSLQGTDGLKTGSSDIADYNHTITTKRGELRINQVIMGAGDYKNLGGEMQRNMMGNAMMNRSFNQYEYKKVLSSGIHKINGKKYYVTKNLYDVMPKNIARKDYQFVIKHGNVHVQYNRHFLIKNDGPPSVKVTRPVVHQADTLAKSTWKEHPIMTFISLALCSICLILIIYYIIHKLFKRKS; encoded by the coding sequence ATGAAACGCATTATTACACTAACATTAATGACACTATTAATCGCTACAATTATAACACCTATAACACAAGCTGCAGATAATGAACCTACACCTACAGAAATTGCTCGTGAGTCTGGTTATTCTGACGTATCAGATGCCTACCAACCAGAAGGAAGCATTAATGTGACACAATCAGGTCAAATACTGTATGATTATCAATCACATAAAAAGTGGTACCCCGCTTCCATGACTAAACTAATGACGATGTATCTTACACTTGAAGCAGTCAAAAACGGAAAAATTAGTCTAAATGACAAAATACATATTACGCACTCACATTACCGAATGTCAACTTTACCAGAATTAAGTAACACCAAATTATATCCTGGTGAAACATACACCATAAAAGAGTTACTTCAAATTACTGTTTCTAACTCTAGTAATGCAGCTGCATTAATTTTAGCTGACAAAGTATCTGGTAATGTCAACGACTTTACTGATCTCATGAATAAGAAAGCCAAAGCATTAGGAATGAAAGATACATATTTCGTAAATCCAACTGGTGCTGAAAATGCACAACTCAAAGATTTTGCACCATCAAAATATAAAGACAAAGATAATAATGTATCATCAGCTAGAGATTTTGCTATACTTGATCAGCATGTCATCAAAGAAACCCCTAAGATCTTATATTTCACAAAACAATTGGCACCTACACAGCACGGTGTTACTTATTACACGTTCAATCACTCATTAGAAGGGGCTAAAATGAGTTTACAAGGAACTGACGGATTAAAAACTGGATCAAGCGATATTGCCGATTATAATCATACGATTACCACTAAGCGTGGTGAATTACGTATTAACCAAGTGATTATGGGTGCAGGAGACTATAAAAACTTGGGTGGTGAAATGCAACGTAACATGATGGGAAATGCTATGATGAACCGATCATTTAATCAATATGAATATAAAAAAGTGTTATCATCAGGCATTCATAAAATAAATGGTAAAAAATACTACGTTACTAAAAATTTATATGATGTTATGCCCAAAAATATAGCTAGAAAAGACTATCAATTTGTTATTAAACATGGCAACGTTCACGTGCAATATAATCGTCATTTCTTAATTAAAAATGATGGACCACCTAGTGTCAAAGTAACACGTCCAGTAGTTCATCAAGCTGATACTTTAGCAAAAAGCACTTGGAAAGAACATCCTATTATGACTTTCATATCACTAGCACTATGCTCTATTTGCTTAATCCTTATCATCTATTACATTATTCATAAATTATTTAAGCGTAAATCATAA
- the tagD gene encoding glycerol-3-phosphate cytidylyltransferase has product MRRVITYGTYDLLHYGHIELLRRAREMGDYLIVALSTDEFNQIKNKKSYYDFEQRKMMLESIRYVDLVIPENGWGQKEIDVDRYDVDVFVMGHDWEGEFDFLKDKCEVVYLKRTEGISTTKIKQELYGKDAK; this is encoded by the coding sequence ATGAGAAGAGTAATTACTTATGGTACGTATGATTTACTACATTATGGCCATATAGAATTATTAAGAAGAGCTCGTGAAATGGGCGATTACTTAATTGTTGCGTTATCAACTGATGAATTCAATCAAATTAAGAATAAAAAATCATACTATGATTTTGAACAACGTAAAATGATGTTAGAATCAATTCGTTATGTAGATTTGGTAATTCCTGAAAATGGCTGGGGTCAAAAAGAAATCGACGTAGACCGTTATGACGTAGATGTCTTCGTAATGGGACACGACTGGGAAGGCGAATTTGATTTCTTAAAAGACAAATGTGAAGTTGTTTACTTGAAACGTACTGAAGGCATTTCAACAACTAAAATTAAACAAGAACTTTACGGTAAAGACGCTAAATAA
- a CDS encoding CDP-glycerol glycerophosphotransferase family protein encodes MRIIIKSIYMFMIAMLNFIFKFKKVKNNHVTFLMTFPEDVMPIIKELNNKGYALTIIAKAHEEARLKDISNVTFIPVGNKNIVKHIKALSCSKVIVIDTYYLMLGGYAKKKSQTIIQTWHASGALKNFGLTDHQVDLNNPKMVKQYQRVYNATDYYLIGGEEMGTCFKASFNAKDNQMLKLGLPRLSQYLNFNLEAEQTRLKKQYNISKKLAIYVPTYRENAEDNRKLDVSRFEQALPDYTIINQLHPSIAGRKSGASTPELMVMADMIISDYSSLPIEASLLNKPTLFYVYDEDKYEHVRGLNQFYNQIPQQFKVYNEEELILKMKNHIDDIQPLFKNWHRYNSPESAEHVTQFIEKLVEK; translated from the coding sequence ATGCGAATAATTATAAAAAGCATTTATATGTTTATGATTGCTATGTTGAACTTTATTTTTAAATTTAAAAAAGTTAAGAATAATCATGTTACGTTCTTAATGACCTTTCCAGAAGATGTTATGCCAATAATTAAAGAATTGAATAATAAAGGTTATGCGCTTACGATTATTGCTAAAGCACACGAAGAAGCACGTTTGAAAGATATTAGTAATGTAACATTTATTCCTGTTGGAAATAAAAATATAGTCAAACATATCAAAGCATTAAGTTGTTCAAAAGTAATTGTCATTGATACGTATTATTTGATGCTTGGTGGCTATGCTAAAAAGAAATCACAAACGATTATTCAAACATGGCATGCTTCTGGTGCATTGAAAAACTTCGGTCTTACCGATCATCAAGTAGATTTGAATAATCCGAAAATGGTTAAGCAGTATCAACGTGTTTACAATGCAACGGATTATTATCTTATTGGTGGCGAAGAAATGGGAACGTGTTTTAAAGCATCATTTAATGCGAAAGATAATCAAATGTTGAAGCTTGGTTTGCCTCGTTTATCACAATATTTAAATTTCAACCTTGAGGCCGAGCAAACACGCTTAAAAAAACAGTATAATATTTCTAAGAAATTAGCGATTTATGTTCCTACGTATCGTGAAAATGCTGAGGATAACAGAAAATTGGATGTATCTCGCTTTGAACAAGCTTTACCAGACTATACGATAATTAATCAATTACATCCATCTATTGCAGGACGTAAATCAGGCGCTTCTACACCAGAATTAATGGTTATGGCTGATATGATTATTAGTGACTATAGTTCGTTACCTATAGAGGCAAGTTTATTAAATAAGCCAACATTATTTTACGTTTATGACGAAGACAAATATGAGCATGTACGCGGTTTAAATCAATTTTATAACCAAATTCCTCAGCAATTTAAAGTTTATAATGAAGAAGAATTAATTTTAAAAATGAAGAATCATATAGATGACATACAACCTTTATTTAAAAATTGGCATCGTTACAATAGTCCTGAAAGTGCCGAACATGTAACTCAATTTATTGAAAAGTTGGTGGAAAAGTGA
- a CDS encoding glycosyltransferase, which yields MLYTITSTLPPTHGGRTKALLNRIKFLEENLQQQSTILTTNYNANYKNIYRIFREKGLITNSTMLENIYDWLANHRLLEEPVEPKLFGNLPIKTKVKVSGLKAKKDGDDVKYFDGKDYVMFRKFYKDRKIMKYEDSIDPHTNTVKQRKEYTLNGRLHKVNHFDNVSTFKISEEYYDIDGYMYLKITYDNNEDNKLNEIQYYKDANNPIIFKKEKALFRYYYNHVLKDGSVVFNDARLLDRPLIECENNIKRILVFHSNHLQNNKVRSSYKLALDNHEKINKYIVLTHYQKEDILAQFPISEDKIDVIPHFLEISKPQSREEVKDQFCFIGRITEEKQIDHIIRAFDLYLKKGYTSQLLIYGKDKDGTLEELKHLVTTLNLEEKVVFKGHTNQPEKVFPTVIASLLTSRYEGFALSVMESIDKGCPVVSYNVRYGPSELIREGENGILVNQDDIEGFANAMEMARNIGFKDVKLSEKFGVNEALKNYQSLINDVTQ from the coding sequence TTGCTATATACAATAACGTCAACGTTGCCTCCAACACATGGTGGAAGAACAAAAGCACTACTCAATAGAATTAAATTTTTAGAAGAAAATTTACAACAACAGTCTACAATTTTAACGACGAATTATAATGCTAATTATAAAAATATTTATAGAATTTTTAGAGAAAAGGGTCTTATTACAAATAGTACAATGTTAGAGAATATTTACGATTGGTTAGCAAATCATAGATTATTGGAAGAACCGGTTGAACCAAAGTTATTTGGTAATTTGCCAATTAAGACTAAAGTTAAAGTTTCTGGGCTGAAAGCGAAAAAAGATGGTGACGATGTAAAATATTTTGACGGTAAAGACTATGTTATGTTTCGAAAATTTTATAAAGATAGAAAAATTATGAAATATGAAGATAGTATAGATCCGCATACCAATACGGTAAAACAGCGTAAAGAGTACACATTAAATGGTAGGTTACACAAAGTGAATCACTTTGATAATGTATCAACATTCAAAATCAGTGAAGAATATTATGATATTGATGGTTATATGTATTTGAAAATAACCTATGATAACAATGAAGATAATAAATTAAACGAAATACAATATTATAAAGACGCAAATAACCCCATTATCTTTAAAAAAGAAAAAGCACTATTTAGATACTATTATAATCATGTTTTAAAAGATGGGAGTGTTGTGTTTAATGATGCACGATTACTTGATAGACCGCTTATAGAATGTGAGAATAATATTAAACGTATTTTGGTTTTTCACAGTAATCATTTGCAAAACAACAAAGTGAGAAGTTCTTATAAACTTGCACTTGATAATCATGAAAAAATTAATAAATACATTGTACTGACGCATTATCAAAAAGAAGATATCCTAGCACAGTTTCCAATTAGCGAAGATAAAATAGATGTTATTCCACATTTTCTAGAAATATCTAAACCTCAATCGCGAGAGGAAGTAAAAGATCAATTCTGTTTTATAGGTAGAATTACAGAAGAAAAACAAATTGATCATATTATACGTGCCTTTGATCTCTATTTAAAAAAAGGTTATACATCACAACTGTTAATCTATGGGAAAGATAAAGATGGCACTTTAGAAGAATTAAAACACTTAGTAACAACATTAAACCTTGAAGAAAAAGTGGTATTTAAAGGACATACGAATCAACCTGAAAAAGTCTTTCCAACAGTCATTGCATCATTACTTACAAGTAGATATGAAGGCTTTGCATTAAGTGTAATGGAGAGCATTGATAAAGGATGTCCAGTCGTTTCATATAATGTTCGATATGGACCGAGTGAACTGATTCGTGAAGGTGAAAATGGTATACTTGTGAATCAAGATGATATAGAAGGTTTTGCTAATGCAATGGAAATGGCTAGAAATATAGGGTTTAAAGATGTAAAATTAAGTGAAAAATTTGGTGTGAATGAAGCACTAAAAAATTATCAATCACTCATCAATGATGTAACCCAATAA
- a CDS encoding ABC transporter ATP-binding protein — protein sequence MKGQNPLFFLFKRLTWPYGLIVAAIIISSLGSISGLLIPLFTGRLVDKFSTSNINWNIVILFAGIFIANALLSGIGIYLLSKIGEKMIYDIRSILWEHIIKLKMPFFDKNESGQLMSRLTDDTKVINEFISQKLPQLLPAVITLVGSIVMLFIMDWQMTLLTFIAIPIFMAIMIPLGRKMQKISINTQSEIANFSGLLGRVLTEMRLVKVSNTERQELNNAHSNLREIYNLGLRQAKITAVIQPISSVIMLLMIAVILGFGAIRIATGAITAGALIAMIFYVMQLSMPLMNLSTLVTDYKKAVGASSRIYEIMQEPVEPMEDLQPIDNVKVTDGELIFENVNFKYDVKSILKDVSFRIPQGEVSAFVGPSGSGKSTIFNLIERMYEIEAGDIKYGPQSIYDIPITNWRNKIGYVMQSNSMMNGTIRDNILYGINREVSDEELIKYAKLANCHDFIMQFDDGYDTLVGERGLKLSGGQRQRLDIARSFVKNPDILLLDEATANLDSESEQKIQEALEVLMEGRTTIVIAHRLSTIKKAGQIIFLDQGQVTGEGTHAELMANHDKYHQFVKTQNLTE from the coding sequence ATGAAAGGACAAAATCCATTATTTTTCTTATTTAAGCGTTTAACTTGGCCATATGGATTAATAGTTGCAGCTATCATTATTTCGTCACTAGGAAGTATTAGTGGATTATTAATTCCATTGTTTACCGGCCGATTGGTAGATAAATTCTCTACCAGTAATATTAATTGGAATATTGTCATTCTATTTGCGGGTATATTTATTGCTAATGCTTTACTAAGTGGTATAGGCATATACTTACTCAGCAAAATCGGCGAAAAAATGATTTATGATATCCGTTCTATACTATGGGAACATATTATTAAATTGAAAATGCCATTTTTCGATAAAAATGAAAGTGGTCAATTAATGAGTCGTTTAACGGATGATACCAAAGTAATTAATGAGTTTATATCCCAAAAGTTACCACAACTCTTGCCAGCGGTTATTACATTAGTTGGTTCTATTGTAATGTTATTCATTATGGATTGGCAGATGACGTTGCTCACTTTTATCGCGATTCCAATTTTTATGGCAATTATGATTCCATTAGGACGAAAAATGCAAAAGATTTCGATCAATACACAGTCTGAAATCGCCAACTTTAGTGGGTTATTAGGTCGTGTGTTGACAGAAATGCGTCTCGTAAAAGTATCTAATACTGAGCGACAGGAATTAAATAATGCGCATAGTAATTTACGTGAAATTTATAATTTAGGACTAAGACAGGCCAAAATTACGGCAGTTATTCAACCTATTTCAAGCGTTATTATGTTATTGATGATTGCTGTGATTTTAGGATTCGGAGCTATTAGAATTGCTACTGGCGCAATTACAGCTGGTGCATTGATTGCGATGATTTTTTATGTCATGCAACTTTCAATGCCATTAATGAATTTATCAACACTTGTGACGGACTATAAAAAAGCAGTTGGTGCAAGTAGTAGAATCTATGAAATTATGCAAGAACCAGTTGAACCTATGGAAGATTTACAACCAATTGATAATGTTAAAGTTACAGATGGAGAACTTATATTTGAAAATGTAAACTTTAAATATGATGTAAAATCTATACTTAAAGATGTATCTTTCCGTATTCCACAAGGTGAAGTGAGTGCTTTTGTTGGACCATCTGGATCAGGTAAAAGTACCATTTTCAACTTAATTGAGCGTATGTATGAAATCGAAGCGGGAGATATCAAATATGGTCCGCAAAGTATTTATGATATCCCAATAACCAATTGGAGAAACAAAATTGGTTATGTGATGCAATCCAACTCAATGATGAATGGTACGATTCGAGATAATATTCTATATGGCATCAATCGTGAAGTGTCAGATGAAGAACTGATTAAATATGCCAAACTTGCCAATTGTCATGACTTTATTATGCAATTTGATGATGGTTACGACACACTTGTAGGTGAACGTGGCTTGAAATTGTCTGGTGGTCAACGTCAACGTCTTGATATAGCACGTAGCTTTGTTAAAAATCCTGATATTTTATTATTAGATGAAGCGACAGCTAATTTAGATAGTGAAAGTGAACAAAAGATACAAGAAGCTTTAGAAGTGCTAATGGAAGGTCGAACTACCATCGTAATTGCACATCGACTATCAACGATTAAAAAAGCCGGACAAATTATCTTCTTAGATCAAGGGCAAGTGACAGGCGAAGGTACACACGCTGAATTAATGGCTAATCATGATAAATATCATCAATTTGTTAAAACACAAAATTTAACAGAATAA
- a CDS encoding bifunctional glycosyltransferase family 2 protein/CDP-glycerol:glycerophosphate glycerophosphotransferase, whose translation MNKLSIIITYFNSEEYIDECINSLKSQRNQDFDIIIVDDGSTDRSTEILKEALKSYDKEVHFIQLEENTGHAHARNVALEQAQGEYVMFLDADDQLASYAIDFYLRHIGGFDTLIAPIHKFTSDHPQYVDKDKVRLQYQSHRTRPNAILRKESVCNILFKNVIIKAHHIKFNEDLNIYADTSFALEYLKYAERFVRIMNFPFYYRGEVYDPFYGNTLTGQDFTNKFEDHVNSFFDAMERTNDKQVKNFLIKRMKEEIKKGFDPSIRDIKSRYLTLEDSLVKIVKALKWNIIKDGKVLYNLEVLFLAMNDVENAKYVNSLRKKTRLVKNIVKNSKMKERSRYQLTDKEDDVDPNTIVFEAFGGKNYSDSPKYIYEYMQEHYPHLNYIWVFSKPNNNTVPGNATKVKKGSRAYYEAYAKAKYWVSNARLPLYLNKKENQMYIQTWHGTPLKRLANDMKVVRMPGTTTANYKKNFYAEASRWDHLVSPNRYSSNIFKSAFWMDEDRIWEIGYPRNDILVNRQNDTEYIEEIRRDLNLPEGKKVIMYAPTWRDDEFVKKGQYLFDLRINLANLQKEIGDDYVILLRMHYLIANALDLKGFDDFAIDVSNYNDISELYLISDALITDYSSVMFDFGILKRPQFFFAYDIEKYDKGLRGFYMDYMNDLPGEIITDEFKLAEELKNIDQHKVKYKDKIDKFYNDFCSIEKGESSKFIGDYIYNDIEKNK comes from the coding sequence TTGAATAAATTATCAATTATCATTACATATTTTAATAGTGAAGAATATATTGATGAATGCATCAATAGTTTAAAAAGTCAAAGAAATCAAGACTTTGACATTATTATTGTTGATGACGGCTCAACAGATCGATCAACTGAAATTTTAAAAGAAGCATTGAAATCATATGATAAAGAAGTGCATTTCATTCAATTAGAAGAAAACACAGGGCATGCACATGCTAGAAACGTGGCTTTAGAGCAAGCACAAGGAGAATATGTGATGTTTCTAGATGCTGATGATCAACTTGCTTCTTATGCTATAGATTTTTATCTTCGTCACATAGGAGGTTTCGACACATTAATTGCACCAATTCATAAATTTACCAGTGATCATCCACAATATGTAGATAAAGATAAAGTGCGTTTACAGTATCAATCTCATCGAACTAGACCTAATGCAATTTTAAGAAAAGAATCAGTATGTAATATTTTATTTAAAAATGTGATTATTAAAGCACATCATATTAAATTTAATGAGGATTTAAATATTTATGCAGATACGTCATTCGCACTTGAATATTTAAAATATGCTGAACGATTTGTAAGAATTATGAATTTCCCATTCTACTATCGTGGCGAGGTTTATGACCCATTTTATGGAAATACATTAACAGGTCAAGATTTTACGAATAAATTTGAAGATCACGTTAACAGCTTCTTTGATGCAATGGAACGAACAAATGACAAACAAGTTAAAAATTTCTTGATTAAAAGAATGAAAGAAGAAATCAAAAAAGGATTCGATCCATCAATAAGAGATATTAAATCACGTTATTTAACACTTGAAGATTCACTTGTGAAAATAGTTAAAGCACTTAAGTGGAATATTATTAAAGATGGTAAGGTATTATATAATCTTGAAGTGTTATTCCTAGCTATGAATGATGTTGAAAATGCTAAATATGTTAACAGTTTACGTAAGAAAACACGTTTAGTTAAAAATATCGTGAAAAATAGCAAAATGAAAGAGCGTTCAAGATATCAATTAACAGATAAAGAAGATGACGTTGATCCGAATACGATTGTTTTCGAAGCATTCGGCGGTAAAAATTATAGCGATAGTCCTAAATATATCTATGAATATATGCAAGAACACTATCCTCATTTGAATTATATTTGGGTATTTTCAAAACCTAACAACAATACGGTTCCAGGAAACGCAACTAAAGTCAAAAAAGGCTCTAGGGCTTATTATGAAGCTTATGCAAAAGCAAAATATTGGGTTTCAAATGCACGTTTGCCATTATATTTAAATAAAAAAGAAAATCAAATGTATATTCAAACATGGCATGGTACACCACTTAAACGTTTAGCTAATGATATGAAAGTAGTAAGAATGCCTGGCACGACAACTGCAAATTATAAAAAGAATTTCTATGCAGAAGCATCACGTTGGGATCACTTAGTATCACCAAATAGATATTCATCTAATATTTTTAAATCTGCTTTTTGGATGGATGAAGACCGTATTTGGGAAATCGGTTATCCACGAAATGATATTTTAGTTAACCGTCAAAACGATACTGAATATATTGAAGAAATAAGACGTGATTTAAATTTACCTGAAGGTAAAAAAGTCATTATGTACGCACCTACTTGGAGAGATGATGAATTTGTCAAAAAAGGCCAATATTTATTTGATTTAAGAATCAATCTCGCAAATCTTCAAAAAGAAATTGGAGACGACTATGTCATCTTACTTAGAATGCACTATCTAATTGCCAATGCCTTAGATTTAAAAGGCTTTGATGATTTTGCGATTGACGTATCTAATTATAATGACATTTCAGAACTTTACTTAATTTCTGATGCATTAATTACAGATTACTCATCAGTAATGTTTGATTTTGGAATTTTAAAACGTCCACAATTCTTCTTTGCTTATGATATTGAGAAGTACGATAAAGGACTTCGTGGTTTCTATATGGATTATATGAATGATCTTCCGGGTGAAATTATCACTGACGAGTTTAAATTAGCAGAAGAATTGAAAAATATAGATCAACACAAAGTTAAATATAAAGACAAAATTGATAAATTTTATAATGATTTTTGTTCAATTGAAAAAGGTGAATCATCTAAATTTATAGGTGATTATATCTATAATGATATTGAGAAAAATAAATAA
- a CDS encoding NupC/NupG family nucleoside CNT transporter, with amino-acid sequence MFLVINIIGLLVFLGIAVLFSRDRKNIQWKSILILVVLNVFLAWFFVYFQIGRSIVEGLASAIAWVIQSAHTGTGFAFNSFTSGKQMDMAVSALFPILLVVPLFDILMYFNILPKIIGGIGWVLAKITRQPKFESFFGVEMMFLGNTEALAVSNEQLKRMNEMRVLTVAMMSMSSISGAIVGAYVQMIPGDLVLTAIPLNIINAIIVSSILNPVSVEEQEDIIYTINNGETAERQPFFSFLGDSVLNAGKLVLIIIAFVISFVALADLIDRFINLITGLVGGWIGMKGSFGLNQILGVFMYPFALLLGLPWGEAWIVAQQMAKKIVTNEFVVMGEITKAVNSYSPHRRAVISTFLVSFANFSTIGMIVGTLKGIVDKKTSDFVSKYVPMMLLAGILVSLLTAAFVGLFAW; translated from the coding sequence ATGTTTTTAGTGATAAACATCATTGGGTTACTTGTATTTTTGGGAATTGCAGTTTTATTTTCAAGAGATCGCAAAAATATCCAATGGAAATCTATTTTAATTCTTGTCGTCTTAAATGTCTTTTTAGCATGGTTCTTCGTTTATTTCCAAATTGGAAGATCAATTGTTGAAGGGTTAGCTTCTGCAATCGCTTGGGTTATCCAATCAGCACATACAGGAACAGGATTTGCATTTAATAGTTTTACAAGTGGTAAACAAATGGATATGGCAGTGAGTGCTCTATTCCCAATTTTACTTGTTGTACCATTGTTTGACATTTTAATGTATTTTAATATTTTACCTAAAATCATTGGCGGTATCGGTTGGGTACTTGCTAAGATTACACGTCAGCCTAAGTTTGAGTCATTTTTCGGGGTTGAAATGATGTTCTTAGGTAATACGGAAGCTTTAGCGGTTTCAAATGAACAATTAAAGCGTATGAATGAAATGCGTGTTTTAACAGTTGCAATGATGTCTATGAGTTCAATCTCAGGTGCCATTGTTGGTGCTTATGTTCAAATGATTCCTGGTGATCTAGTATTAACTGCTATACCGCTAAACATTATTAATGCGATTATTGTATCGTCTATCTTAAATCCAGTAAGTGTTGAAGAACAGGAAGACATAATCTACACAATTAATAATGGTGAAACAGCTGAACGTCAGCCGTTCTTCTCGTTCTTAGGAGATTCAGTATTAAATGCAGGTAAATTAGTACTTATTATCATTGCATTTGTTATCAGTTTTGTAGCATTGGCTGATTTAATCGACCGCTTTATTAATTTAATTACAGGTCTTGTCGGTGGTTGGATAGGAATGAAAGGCAGTTTCGGTTTAAATCAAATCTTAGGTGTCTTCATGTATCCATTTGCATTATTACTTGGTCTGCCATGGGGAGAAGCATGGATTGTCGCTCAACAAATGGCTAAGAAAATTGTCACAAATGAATTCGTAGTAATGGGTGAAATTACAAAAGCTGTTAATTCATATAGTCCACATAGAAGAGCGGTTATATCAACTTTCTTAGTATCATTTGCTAATTTCTCTACAATTGGAATGATTGTAGGTACACTTAAAGGTATAGTAGATAAAAAAACATCAGACTTTGTTTCTAAATACGTACCAATGATGCTTCTTGCAGGTATCTTAGTATCATTACTCACAGCAGCATTTGTAGGTTTGTTTGCTTGGTAA